The Impatiens glandulifera chromosome 3, dImpGla2.1, whole genome shotgun sequence genome contains a region encoding:
- the LOC124929765 gene encoding xyloglucan endotransglucosylase/hydrolase protein 3-like, translating to MGIVRESLILMIFVAVVAITISDAVPFDTYYQPLWGPDHFTVTGQGKEVQLLIDSSSGGSGFKSKQEYCSGIFRMQIKISYKLTGGVITSFYLISGGEAIGNHDEIDFEFLGTNGTLQTNVFVNDEGHREELIKLWFDPSQDFHTYELNWNAKQILFKVDEMTVRTFNYPGSYIPRPLHVEATIWNVSWAGTVDWSKAPFTSYYRGFYIDGTPCK from the exons atgGGTATTGTGAGAGAAAGTCTGATTCTTATGATTTTCGTGGCCGTAGTGGCTATAACTATAAGCGATGCAGTACCATTTGATACATATTATCAACCCTTATGGGGTCCTGATCATTTCACTGTCACTGGTCAAGGCAAAGAAGTCCAACTTCTTATTGATTCCTCTTCTGGTG GGTCTggatttaaatcaaaacaagaatattgTTCCGGGATATTTAGAATGCAAATAAAGATATCATACAAGTTAACAGGAGGAGTTATTACTTCTTTTTAT CTAATATCTGGAGGAGAGGCTATCGGAAATCACGATGAAATTGACTTTGAATTCCTAGGGACAAACGGGACCTTGCAGACAAATGTGTTCGTAAATGATGAAGGTCATAGAGAGGAGTTGATTAAACTATGGTTTGACCCCTCTCAAGACTTTCACACTTATGAACTTAATTGGAATGCTAAGCAAATCTT GTTCAAAGTGGATGAAATGACGGTAAGGACATTCAATTACCCCGGGAGCTACATTCCGAGGCCTTTGCATGTCGAGGCGACCATTTGGAATGTATCATGGGCTGGAACCGTGGATTGGTCTAAGGCTCCTTTTACATCATACTATCGAGGATTCTACATTGATGGCACTCCCTGCAAATAG
- the LOC124929766 gene encoding xyloglucan endotransglucosylase/hydrolase protein 3-like, translated as MGIARASLILLVFVVVVATSDEVFDKYYQPLWGADHMNVTDQGKGVQLVIDTSSGSGFKSKQEYCSGVFRMQIKISEKITGGVITSFYLISGGGANGNHDEIDFEFLGTNGTLQTNVFANDEGHREELVKLGFNPSADFHTYELNWSAKKIVFKVDYKTVRTFNYPVNYKSRPLHVEATVWNVSWAGTVDWSKAPFTSYYRGFYINGTSCK; from the exons ATGGGTATAGCGAGAGCGAGTCTGATTCTTCTGGTTTTCGTGGTCGTTGTGGCTACGAGCGATGAAGTATTTGACAAATATTATCAACCCTTATGGGGAGCTGATCATATGAATGTCACTGATCAAGGAAAAGGAGTGCAACTTGTTATTGATACCTCTTCCg GGTCTggatttaaatcaaaacaagaatattgTTCCGGGGTATTCAGAATGCAAATCAAGATATCGGAGAAGATAACCGGAGGAGTTATTACTTCTTTTTAT CTAATATCTGGAGGAGGGGCTAACGGAAATCACGATGAGATTGACTTTGAATTCTTAGGGACAAACGGGACCTTGCAAACAAATGTGTTCGCAAATGATGAAGGTCATAGAGAGGAGTTGGTTAAACTAGGGTTTAATCCTTCTGCAGACTTTCACACTTATGAACTTAATTGGAGTGCTAAGAAAATAGT GTTCAAGGTGGATTATAAGACGGTAAGGACATTCAATTACCCCGTGAATTACAAATCGAGGCCTTTGCATGTGGAGGCGACAGTTTGGAATGTATCATGGGCTGGAACTGTAGATTGGTCTAAGGCTCCTTTTACGTCATACTATAGAGGGTTCTACATTAATGGAACTTCCTGCAAATAG
- the LOC124929768 gene encoding putative xyloglucan endotransglucosylase/hydrolase protein 1 produces MVLGVVVVMSDEVFDKYYQPFWGFDHLSVTDQGKEVQILIDATSGAGFKSKQEYCSGIFRMQIKISEKLTAGIVTSFYLISSNKNEPKHDEIDFEFIGTKGKFQTNVFVNDPGHREELVNLWFNPSAAFHTYEINWNPQQILFKVDNKTVRTFIYPPNYISRPLHVEATVWNGSWAGPVDWSKAPFTSSYRGFYIQGTPCNK; encoded by the exons atggtttTGGGAGTGGTTGTGGTTATGAGCGATGAAGTATTTGACAAATATTATCAACCCTTTTGGGGATTTGATCATTTGAGTGTCACTGATCAAGGCAAAGAAGTCCAAATTCTTATTGATGCCACTTCtg GAGCTGGATTTAAATCTAAACAAGAATATTGTTCTGGGATATTCAGAATGCAAATAAAGATATCAGAAAAATTAACAGCAGGAATTGTTACATCTTTTTAT CTAATTTCTAGCAACAAGAATGAACCAAAACACGACGAGATTGACTTTGAATTTATAGGGACAAAAGGGAAGTTTCAGACAAATGTGTTCGTAAACGATCCAGGTCATAGAGAGGAGTTGGTTAACCTATGGTTTAATCCCTCTGCAGCGTTTCATACTTACGAGATTAATTGGAATCCTCAGCAAATCTT GTTCAAAGTTGATAATAAGACGGTAAGAACGTTCATTTACCCTCCGAATTACATTTCGAGACCTTTGCATGTGGAGGCGACCGTTTGGAATGGATCATGGGCTGGGCCTGTAGATTGGTCTAAGGCTCCTTTTACATCATCATATCGAGGGTTCTACATTCAAGGCACCCCCTGCAACAAATAA
- the LOC124929763 gene encoding MND1-interacting protein 1-like, with protein MAKKGRHKNRRPSVQLAAVDSGPIKLGASNSSGKNSTSNPNVESLDWKTCTEEERLEKLLRKILYDLYLQALARLIREGYDEDVALNGLLERGYCVGDHDDCLTNVVQNSLQFLTGKDAVESEEQDRPQPFQNLKFLVEFNLQFMVYILQKYRPNMNRISIRRRILTTDLDLNRAIMMDIYDGTFDIGEMLNGLNLDDEDGDKDGFLALEIREMLDNLNVLDDSVSEDMKDAMIANLQKPIDDLKPLLEERIRWAVKKAGEAKRKQTSSKTNDFQLFRQFTKDMFLKKQSELLSLANGLANAEKAIKSLEIEKEKIEAEISALKLIESETKQKCLKGSKKWRMTNMEKETVKLLEEMELKKKMISKWEVLEQQLAENEAAIIQAEVELDEFTKKRKATITEIDKDYLMAIACLDNWKQESDAELDNSIKELDKSIHERSE; from the coding sequence ATGGCAAAAAAAGGAAGGCATAAAAATAGAAGACCATCAGTCCAACTCGCGGCGGTGGATTCCGGGCCGATCAAACTTGGAGCGTCAAATTCTTCAGGCAAGAACTCAACTTCTAACCCTAACGTCGAATCCCTCGACTGGAAAACATGTACCGAAGAAGAACGGTTAGAGAAACTACTCCGGAAGATATTGTACGATCTTTATCTTCAAGCTCTGGCTAGGCTTATTCGCGAGGGATACGATGAAGATGTCGCTTTGAATGGGTTATTGGAAAGGGGATATTGTGTCGGTGATCACGATGACTGTTTGACTAATGTTGTTCAAAATTCTTTGCAATTTTTAACCGGCAAAGATGCTGTTGAATCGGAAGAACAAGATCGACCTCAACCGTTCCAGAATCTTAAATTTCTAGTGGAGTTCAATCTGCAGTTTATGGTGTATATTTTGCAAAAATATAGGCCTAATATGAATAGAATATCTATCCGTCGGCGTATTCTTACGACTGATTTGGATTTGAATCGAGCCATTATGATGGATATCTATGATGGGACTTTTGACATAGGAGAAATGCTTAATGGTTTGAATCTTGACGATGAAGATGGTGATAAAGATGGGTTCTTGGCTCTTGAAATCAGAGAAATGcttgataatttgaatgttcTTGATGACTCTGTTTCTGAGGATATGAAGGATGCAATGATTGCTAATTTGCAGAAGCCCATTGATGATCTTAAGCCGCTGCTTGAAGAAAGGATAAGATGGGCAGTTAAGAAGGCGGGAGAAGCGAAAAGAAAACAAACCTCCTCCAAAACGAATGATTTTCAGCTATTTCGACAATTCACAAAAGACATGTTTTTGAAGAAGCAATCTGAATTATTATCTTTAGCCAATGGATTGGCTAATGCGGAGAAAGCTATAAAAAGTCTTGAGATTGAGAAGGAAAAGATTGAAGCAGAAATATCGGCATTAAAGTTAATAGAATCGGAGACAAAGCAGAAATGTTTGAAAGGTTCAAAGAAGTGGCGGATGACGAACATGGAGAAAGAGACAGTGAAGCTGCTAGAGGAGAtggaattgaagaagaagatgatatcGAAATGGGAGGTGTTAGAGCAACAATTGGCTGAGAATGAGGCAGCTATAATCCAGGCCGAGGTTGAATTGGATGAGTTTACAAAGAAAAGGAAGGCTACCATTACAGAAATTGACAAGGATTATCTCATGGCCATAGCTTGCCTAGATAATTGGAAACAAGAGTCAGATGCGGAATTAGACAATTCGATTAAGGAATTAGACAAATCTATTCATGAACGATCTGAGTAA
- the LOC124929764 gene encoding MND1-interacting protein 1-like, with the protein MPKKGKHKNRRPTVQVAADSGPIKLGTTSNPNDWETCTKEEQLEIIIRKKLDHLFGEALSRLVGKGYDEDVALKGLLERGYCVGEADCLSNVVQNCLEFLTGKDDVESEQQDQPKPFQNLELLVEFNLFFMLYILQKYRPNLNRMSILRCILMTDLNLNRAIIMKISDTPFEIKDKAGDDLNLEGDDGDNREKDRFLDLEIRELFNNLNFLDESISEDMKDAMIAGLQKPIDDLKPQLEERIRWASKKVAEARRKQPSTRMTLVEEIELLKILKDSKVTKRDSELASVNNELTDAEKTVKLLEMEKEEIKAEISASKLLVSEARQKLLEVSKKGKKKNSEKQKEELQEEIELEKKKISKWNQDLVETEAALIPAVVKLGEVIETRKAIIAQVDKEHELVLESWDNDMLLEQVGRLTYALIKARYEVQDTRTEFIRMLSKDSKF; encoded by the coding sequence ATGCCAAAAAAAGGAAAGCACAAAAATAGAAGACCGACAGTCCAAGTCGCGGCGGATTCCGGGCCGATAAAACTTGGAACAACCTCTAATCCTAACGACTGGGAAACATGTACCAAAGAAGAACAGTTAGAGATAATTATCCGGAAGAAATTGGACCATCTTTTTGGCGAAGCTCTTTCTAGGCTTGTTGGCAAGGGATATGATGAAGATGTCGCCTTAAAAGGGTTATTGGAAAGAGGGTATTGTGTCGGTGAGGCAGACTGTTTGAGTAACGTTGTTCAAAATTGTTTGGAATTTTTAACAGGAAAAGATGACGTTGAATCGGAACAACAAGATCAACCTAAACCGTTCCAGAATCTTGAATTGCTAGTGGAGTTCAATCTATTCTTTATGTTGTATATTTTGCAAAAGTATAGGCCCAATTTGAATAGGATGTCTATACTTCGATGTATTCTTATGActgatttgaatttgaatcgAGCCATTATCATGAAAATCAGCGATACCCCTTTTGAAATAAAAGACAAGGCTGGTGATGATTTGAATCTTGAGGGTGACGATGGTGATAATAGAGAGAAAGATAGGTTCTTGGATCTTGAAATCAGAGAActgtttaataatttgaattttcttgaTGAATCTATTTCTGAGGATATGAAGGATGCGATGATTGCTGGTTTGCAAAAGCCGATTGATGATCTTAAGCCGCAGCTTGAAGAAAGGATAAGATGGGCAAGTAAGAAGGTGGCAGAAGCGAGAAGAAAACAACCCTCCACAAGAATGACTCTAGTGGAGGAGATTGAGctattaaaaattctcaaagaCAGCAAGGTAACAAAGAGGGATTCTGAATTAGCATCAGTAAACAATGAATTGACTGATGCTGAGAAAACTGTTAAACTTCTTGAGATGGAGAAGGAAGAGATTAAAGCAGAAATATCGGCATCAAAGCTATTAGTATCGGAGGCAAGGCAGAAGTTATTGGAAGTTTCAAAgaaggggaagaagaagaactcgGAGAAACAGAAAGAGGAGTTGCAGGAGGAGATTGAATTGGAGAAGAAAAAGATATCGAAATGGAACCAAGATTTGGTTGAGACAGAGGCAGCTCTAATCCCAGCTGTGGTGAAATTGGGAGAGGTAATAGAGACAAGAAAAGCGATCATTGCACAAGTGGACAAGGAACATGAGCTGGTCTTAGAAAGTTGGGATAATGATATGCTTCTGGAACAGGTGGGGAGGTTGACATATGCCCTAATTAAAGCCAGATATGAAGTACAAGACACAAGGACTGAATTCATAAGGATGTTATCTAAAGACTCAAAATTCTGA